The Kordia sp. SMS9 genome window below encodes:
- a CDS encoding outer membrane beta-barrel protein, with amino-acid sequence MNKPFITALIVLCSLLSTNLFAQEFEIKGSVVDKTDKTPLESATVYLQTLKDSTLITYTISDRNGKFELAGRTKQKEANLFITYTGFKLYQQKITLDKSVIMLPQIGMELASDELDAVQLVAVRAPITVKKDTLEFNADSFKTRPDATVEDLIKQLPGVEVDSDGKIRVNGKEVNKILVNGKPFFGDDPNIATKNLTKEIVDKIQVTTTKSEAEEFTGKKGTGEEQTINIELKEDQNKGFFGRATVSGGTDERYAISGIGNYFNDKQRVSVLASKNNINSSGFSFDEIYDMMGSTANSISRNSNGQFSINGQSFGGGEGITTTTNGGMSFVDEYKDKTEVVADYFYSRADSENESRVNRENILPDGRFFTNSSSTFLNRNDNHRANAELQFEIDSTFKIIVRPNYQFTEGENFSSRTEESLDEDGNLINTGVSQDLTESERRNFRGDIDIIKKFGSKGAFLRVGTNGNFINNTSENFLNTTNEIFGTTPFVETRDQLTDTESKQNNISADIEYRIPLKEKLFLDIEYRYSNRRERNDRRVFDFDNTTNEYDDFNESLSSDLEVNFQTHLPRIGINYETEKLYLSFNTGLFFSELENEEFIQNTSFRSTFSDININSYMNYRIKQGMSIYFNYNTRTQAPSAQQLQPVANVSNPLNITVGNPNLNREFSHNMYANFNNYDFKTRSGFFFYLSAGFTNDQVVPVSVTDENRIRTTTYTNVDGIVRTNGGGSFSKTVKKDSTSLRYSIGMYGNYNKNFNFSNGVKFSTTRSGFTPNIRLNYNYKELLEIEPQYSVRFNTTRYSLDNLENETFQAHTVGLKTTTFWPKKVVFGNDLRYTYQTNVAPGFERSSLFWNMSLGLKILNDKGTIKLTAYDILDQNINTRRTVTADFIQDSQSTVLQRYFMLGFTYKLSKVGGKKNNFEVF; translated from the coding sequence TCAAAGGAAGCGTTGTAGATAAGACTGATAAAACTCCTTTAGAATCTGCAACCGTCTATTTACAAACACTCAAAGATTCTACATTAATTACGTACACCATTAGTGACAGAAATGGAAAATTTGAATTGGCAGGACGCACGAAACAAAAAGAAGCCAATCTCTTTATCACCTATACAGGATTTAAACTGTATCAACAAAAAATTACCTTAGACAAATCCGTGATCATGTTGCCGCAAATCGGAATGGAATTAGCTTCAGACGAATTAGATGCAGTGCAATTAGTCGCGGTGAGAGCGCCGATTACAGTCAAAAAAGATACCTTAGAATTTAATGCAGATTCCTTCAAAACACGACCAGATGCTACGGTGGAAGATCTCATCAAACAATTGCCAGGCGTTGAGGTGGATAGTGACGGAAAAATAAGAGTCAATGGAAAAGAAGTCAACAAAATCTTAGTCAATGGAAAACCATTTTTCGGAGACGATCCTAACATCGCTACGAAAAACTTAACGAAAGAAATTGTTGATAAAATTCAAGTAACAACTACTAAAAGTGAAGCGGAAGAATTTACAGGAAAAAAAGGAACTGGAGAAGAACAAACCATCAATATAGAACTCAAAGAAGATCAAAACAAAGGATTCTTTGGGCGAGCCACCGTGAGTGGCGGAACGGACGAACGGTACGCCATTAGTGGAATTGGTAACTATTTTAACGACAAACAACGCGTCAGTGTGCTTGCCAGTAAAAACAATATCAACAGTTCTGGATTTAGTTTTGACGAAATCTATGATATGATGGGAAGCACTGCGAACAGTATTTCTAGAAATAGTAATGGTCAATTTTCCATAAACGGTCAAAGTTTTGGCGGCGGAGAAGGAATTACCACCACAACCAACGGCGGAATGAGTTTTGTAGACGAATACAAAGACAAAACGGAAGTCGTAGCTGATTATTTCTATTCGCGAGCCGATTCGGAAAATGAAAGTAGAGTTAACCGTGAAAACATTCTGCCAGACGGACGTTTCTTCACCAATTCGTCAAGTACATTTTTAAATAGAAATGACAATCACAGAGCCAATGCAGAATTGCAATTTGAAATTGATTCTACCTTTAAGATTATTGTGCGACCAAACTATCAATTTACAGAAGGAGAAAACTTTTCTTCACGAACGGAAGAATCACTTGATGAAGATGGCAACTTAATAAACACAGGAGTTTCACAAGATTTGACGGAATCGGAACGTAGAAACTTTAGGGGCGATATTGACATCATTAAGAAATTTGGAAGCAAAGGTGCATTTTTACGTGTAGGAACCAATGGAAACTTTATCAACAATACTTCTGAAAATTTCCTAAACACAACCAACGAAATATTTGGCACCACACCTTTCGTGGAAACCAGAGACCAATTGACGGATACCGAATCCAAACAAAACAACATTTCCGCAGATATTGAATATCGAATTCCACTCAAAGAAAAGCTGTTTTTAGATATTGAATATCGCTATTCCAACAGACGCGAACGCAATGATAGACGCGTCTTTGATTTTGACAATACGACCAACGAATATGACGATTTCAACGAAAGTTTAAGCTCTGACTTAGAAGTAAACTTCCAAACGCATTTGCCAAGAATCGGCATCAATTATGAAACCGAAAAACTATACCTAAGTTTCAACACAGGATTGTTCTTTTCAGAACTAGAAAACGAAGAATTCATTCAAAATACATCGTTTCGTTCTACATTTTCAGATATCAACATCAATAGTTATATGAACTATCGCATCAAGCAGGGAATGAGTATTTACTTTAACTACAACACGCGAACGCAAGCGCCAAGTGCGCAGCAATTACAACCTGTGGCAAATGTGAGTAATCCGCTAAACATTACGGTGGGGAATCCAAACTTGAACCGAGAATTTAGTCACAACATGTATGCAAACTTTAACAACTACGATTTTAAAACGCGATCAGGTTTCTTCTTTTATCTTTCGGCAGGTTTTACCAACGATCAAGTAGTTCCAGTATCGGTTACGGATGAAAATAGAATTCGAACAACAACGTATACAAACGTAGACGGAATTGTGAGAACCAATGGTGGCGGATCATTCAGTAAAACGGTAAAAAAAGACAGTACATCGCTGCGTTATAGCATTGGAATGTACGGAAACTATAATAAAAATTTCAATTTTAGCAACGGCGTCAAGTTCTCTACAACGCGAAGTGGATTTACACCGAACATACGATTAAATTACAACTACAAAGAGCTACTAGAAATAGAGCCGCAATACAGCGTAAGATTTAACACGACACGTTACAGCTTGGATAACTTAGAAAACGAAACGTTTCAAGCGCATACAGTAGGATTAAAAACTACCACGTTTTGGCCTAAAAAAGTAGTCTTTGGGAACGATTTACGCTATACCTATCAAACCAATGTAGCCCCAGGATTTGAGCGAAGTTCCTTATTTTGGAACATGAGTTTAGGACTCAAAATATTAAACGATAAAGGCACGATCAAGTTGACAGCGTATGACATTTTGGATCAAAACATAAACACACGAAGAACCGTAACTGCCGATTTCATTCAAGATTCACAAAGTACCGTGCTACAACGCTATTTCATGCTAGGATTTACATACAAACTCAGTAAAGTAGGTGGAAAGAAAAATAACTTTGAAGTATTTTAA